The Neovison vison isolate M4711 chromosome 5, ASM_NN_V1, whole genome shotgun sequence genome includes a region encoding these proteins:
- the ANAPC11 gene encoding anaphase-promoting complex subunit 11: MKVKIKCWNGVATWLWVANDENCGICRMAFNGCCPDCKVPGDDCPLVWGQCSHCFHMHCILKWLNAQQVQQHCPMCRQEWKFKE, encoded by the exons ATGAAGGTGAAGATTAAGTGCTGGAACGGCGTGGCCACTTGGCTCTGGGTGGCCAACGACGAGAACTGTGGCATCTGCCGGATGGCCTTTAATGGCTGCTGCCCGGACT GCAAGGTGCCGGGCGACGACTGCCCCTTGGTGTGGGGCCAGTGCTCACACTGCTTCCACATGCACTGCATCCTCAAGTGGCTGAACGCGCAGCAGGTGCAGCAACACTGCCCCATGTGCCGCCAGGAGTGGAAGTTCAAGGAGTGa
- the NPB gene encoding neuropeptide B, with protein sequence MARSAPLVAAALALCLLLAPPGLAWYRPAAGPGSYSVGRAAGLLSGFRRSPHARRAEPPGSAGPPGRASAVAEPRPRLRSLAACVKDVSPKLRSCARFPDGRATVQCQADVFLSLRAAACRSA encoded by the exons ATGGCCCGGTCCGCGCCGCTGGTGGCCGCCGCCCTGGCGCTGTGCCTGCTGCTGGCGCCGCCGGGCCTCGCGTGGTACAGGCCGGCGGCCGGGCCTGGCTCCTACTCGGTGGGCCGCGCGGCGGGGCTGCTGTCCGGCTTCCGCAGGTCCCCCCACGCGCGCCGCGCCGAGCCCCCCGGGAGCGCGGGACCTCCGGGCCGGGCGAGCGCCGTCGCCGAGCCGCGCCCCCGCCTGCGGAGCCTA GCCGCGTGTGTCAAGGACGTGTCCCCGAAACTGCGGAGCTGCGCGCGGTTCCCCGACGGCCGCGCCACCGTCCAGTGCCAGGCGGACGTTTTCCTGTCGCTGCGCGCGGCCGCCTGTCGCAGCGCCTGA